A window of Pseudochaenichthys georgianus chromosome 11, fPseGeo1.2, whole genome shotgun sequence genomic DNA:
GATGAATAAATAAAGTCGTAGGTAATGTTCGTGGCAGACTAAGATTACCATCCTCTGTATACATTAATTTTCTTTCGCTTAAATAGTTCATCAATCTTTGCAGCCTCAACAGATCCAGCATGATTGCCAGTTTTTTTCCATGGAGGCAAATTAAGTACTTTTTCATAGTAATGGTTCCACATTCCTGTACTGTCTGCTCCAAAGCCGAACACACTGACCTGTGAAAACAACAGGAATACACTGAAAGTCATATGGATTTAACTTGAAGATGAATATTATCATGGATTTTATAACCTAGCTTTCTGGCAGCGTTACCAATCTGACTTTTGGACAATTAGCTGTCCTCATTAACATTTGTGTGAACgtatgacattttttatttagagTTAAGTTGTAGCAGTAGTAATATAAGTAGTATAAGCACCAATATTCACTGTTAGAATACATTTAGATTGGCtcacaattaattcaaaaaatattTGACCTTAttgtaatatcatttttttcttttatgtGAATGAATAACAATGAACCTACATCATCGCACATGTAGATGCTGAAAATCAAAGTCAAAAAGCCAGTGGATGGATATTGGCCCTTCCTCCCGAGCCAATTCAAATGAACGTACTTCATGAAAGCTGGACTGAGGATCATCACCTGTTTAGGATTAAAGTAGGACTTCATTTTGACATTCATCAAAAAGCGATTTAGCATAAATTGTATAATGGAACATACTCACTCACCAAATCCTTGTTAGCTTTTAACCCTGAGTTAGCATTTTCACTGTTGGAGGAAACATGACATGTTGTTGAAGTCTTTCTCTCTCGAAATGGTTTCAAATTAGTCCATGTTGTTCTTGCCGAAACAATATGTCTAACAGATCCCAATATCAGCCTGTAGTAGGCCTATAAGGCTATGGTTTTAAAGTCAATTAATACATGTATTGCTCAGATAACACATGTTAGCACTATATGCTAACTTAAAATGCTGTCAGAATGAGCAGAGGTAGGCTCGTAGAAACtgaagttacctactgtaactccaGTTTCTATGAGTATTGGCGTAGCCCTCTAACCCCCAgtttccactgggtccgtctgcaccgcgctgcgccgcgtcacggctgcgccgcggttttggtccgacctcctctagcgccataacccaccggacgcgtcccagaagcgtttcagaagcgtagcgtcgtgcgtgcaggctcgcagttttgttattgattcgggcatcctagacatttgtacttctacaagaaagtaagtaggctacgtagttaaatgttttatttttgtgtcggtttaaagtgtgtttattgtgtttattgtttattataaatttcctattttgttgtgttgtagtctACAGACACAGTTCATAATAATTGTAACCACTTCCATGATGAAAACCTCGttgtccattgtgcgtatcgtagtggaggtgttgtgatgaaggaggggggtcagctaaattagtatatgtgggggatgggcctggcccggatgctcacctttccacttcctgtgaggggggggctgcctgcccgaccttaaGTTACGGCTGCGCcccggcaaaaataggattcattctaattttagagaagcgctgcgccgagctgcttctgggacgcgtctgagccgtaacacggactagagtggccgcgatccttatgACCGCCGCAGCCGTACCACGCCGCAGCCGTAACACGCCGCCGCCGTTACGGCTGCGGCGCGGCGCAGCGCGGACCCGGTAGAAACTGGGGGTAAgactatcgctattgggtaatcccctgcagcactgaaacacttgtagtccacgcccaccctcaaggtgggccccaccctcgggcctccttccggtataaataggacggaggcccgacaatctgctcccatacaaaataacttttcttcagctattcgtggagccagtggggcccagcacTTAGAGGGCTGCCccaatactcatagaagctggggttacagtaggtaacctcagtcatatttcgtatatggcttcgccctctaaggctatcgctattgggttaagggcgaagcaagatgtagtctgcgccccactgggtccgcccggcactagaagcacagacacacctgctcagatAATAACCCATGCCTATTgcgccatgcgtaatggcgcatcgCCGTCCCTGGAATATAGCATAACATGAATATTCTCCATGAGGGGACGAAGgttgggaacaatacatacctgCCGCTGTGaaaaagtagagacgaaggtcgcACCTTGCCCAGCGACAAAAAGAGGGGGAACAGCAGTTCTCTGCGtgcagacaggcaggagagcacacggctggatccctgacgtcactcactctgacaagACACTCCGTACaaagtgtgtcagagaggaatgggagacatctctcaaatgaataaatgaacagggggaagaccaagatgcagcagtgtaaatatcttccactgacattcctccgtgcaaagccgtggaggaggaaattcctctggtggagtgcgcattgatgttctccgggggatccaccccagaggagacatacagtatgcctgtgacacagcctcacacagccagtgtgacagccgttgtgcagacagaggctgcccgatcgagcgctctctataatgcacaaacaggcgctgagaatgGCGCAAGGCAGCCGTGCGCGCACTAGCAGGACAGCGCGCAcacaggacagaggagatgagacgcggcttcttcctccgacctGTGAGGAGGGGGAAAGAAGCCATCCAAGGTGATCACTCTCGACTCTAAAGAGCTTGTgatgacctttggcataaaagctGGGTTAGGGCGTAAAACAGCTAAACTGCCTCtgcatctccttggatccggaggcatgacggagccacagagagagcagacaaatcacccttttcgctgatagagccaaaagtaatactttggctgacaacagtttaaggggaacctggtctaaaggttcaaatggggctttgcttagTGCGCGTAAAaccaaagccaaatcccactgaggcgccagtgcgcgtgacacaggtctgaATCTCCATACTCCTCGCATAACACGGCTGCTGCGCTCTGCGAGCCCCTCGGTTCAATTCGCCAGGAATATACATTGCTCTGATGGAGAACAACGTGTGTGCGCGCTCAGAacagcagccgcctggctgcgttcagaagctgcgcagatcgtattcctccctggcgattgaggtaggctgcttccatagccgtggcctgttgtctgtgcaaatcaacacgccgctgcccgtgaggcaaaagggctgcgagggagtttccacacgctgcatttcactccgtctctcatcatgaggcgcgtacacgcccagaggatgagaggtgtgtgtatgctgtccacacgaggcgttataacggtgctcgtggatttattatgaccgtgtgtaggaggcacatctgggacagaggaatgccgcgggctctgcagtttataaaccaataggttaaaaacagcgggcttctgcagcgaatgaaccacctctggagtgTCCCCTTGTTGGAAGAGACCCCGGGGGATCATCACCTGACCAGCTGACGCCAATGCCGAGCAGCtgcgtcacggagagggctgtgcAGGTTGTGACacgccggaggagagctgtcagttctTCCACTCGCTGCCACGagagccgcgctctgctggctgagtttaATTCCACTATCAGATAACCGATTGTctgagagggaagaggacagctctttttccaatttattatgaaacccaggctttgacagatgcgatacgagatgtaccgtctgtaaagcgacttcctccctggagcgagccagcaaatagcaggtcgtccagaggaaaccaccctctcatccctcctctgtgtagtggctccagccttctctccacaaaaatgggaggagccaggaaatatccgaacggcagacgattgtctggtctgatattccctgaaatgagaaaacgcaggaatttcctgtgttttgggatgatgggtactgtaaggaaatatttgtatgtattcatgcaaactgtgaagaagcttgaaaatgatttgagtaagaaaactgtgaactgtttttggggcctgtgaacatttggttttgtgaggacaaaggaagagggggaaggtgtggagttgacatacagtcatctcagatccctgtgataaggaagctgagccactgggattggggacttaagatgtgagctgttgatgataatttgggcagccaatcactggtctggaagggaggcgcagataactcctccttgggtcagcgaggtatatagacaggaaccccgctgtgttcggcctctctcttctcgcgtcgctgggactggaggtctggcggcctgtgggcaggagccaggagtaggccaaactcctgacattacacatctgatacgatatggttgtgtatggtaatgtatttgattgtattgcattgtatattaccattaaagtggattattgttaaacggttacttgtatgctctgggtttccttcatgtaagataacggcttgtgtagggacgcgaggagatttaagaaagcggacgagtggtccactaaatctcctaacaaatggtgatctccgacgtttctgaataaacatgagctgtggaaggattcagacgaccacactgggtcggggacaagcacttttagacgcctcggacaatagcagggccctgtaggattgtctgtaggcgtttcagagtgtttttgaagtttgaatggagtatacaatgcatattttttaccatgttaggaaagttatataaaacacgtgaacgttgatcgcaaggtatagagagtcctgcgtgacaaGAAATAAAGCAGTttagcgtggatctcaggtaaGTTTATTCCTGAAGTGACGTGgaagcggtgcagttcgtgggttgTGGGTGTGATTCCCACACGACGGAACCTGGATGCTCGATATTTTCAGATCGagtcgccgtttaaaactgggggtaaaataacAGTCTGAGAccgaataagcgaaagtgtcagtggactgttatctgttaaatccttgggagagagcgctaacgtcacctacattgtgacgagaccggctcccgttttcccttgtctgtaaaaattaatttgaaaggctgacgtaaacataacgttgatcgcaaggtaggcagagagtcctgcgtgacgacatatgaggCACGTTATCAAGCTAGGCTAGACAAACTGTATGGGGAAtacatctgtgtgatttttacctgaataacctgtgtgaccgattgtctgtgataatcagacattcgctcagaagagtgaagctcatttgtgctctgctgctgccatctagtggctgaaaggaagggaagcacgttaattgagtgagataaataaaagcgaagtcaatatagtgcgtatatttaaataaatgagctgtctgtaggttgtcattgttgattagtacagaccttgttttatgttggtaaatgtaatggtacaaaagcaagctattcatcacaattgtatttttaggttaagaataaaacaaaaagtagtggcctaagggataagcagaaaggtttttgaacgctt
This region includes:
- the LOC117455297 gene encoding CMP-N-acetylneuraminate-beta-galactosamide-alpha-2,3-sialyltransferase 2-like isoform X2 yields the protein MTLNGIRNDLPKPSPNRCMTCAVVGNSGNLKGSHYGPLIDVHDIVIRINQGPTIGYERDVGNKTTHRVMFPVSATNLDNSTHFVMFPFTIRDLEWLIKTFSPSENANSGLKANKDLVMILSPAFMKYVHLNWLGRKGQYPSTGFLTLIFSIYMCDDVSVFGFGADSTGMWNHYYEKVLNLPPWKKTGNHAGSVEAAKIDELFKRKKINVYRGW